The Enterococcus rotai genome includes a window with the following:
- a CDS encoding carbohydrate ABC transporter permease: protein MKKKMGPLMFFEYVLLFILAAMFIFPMLWMIVSAMKSNAEVYTNLSSFKAFLPSLNPANWFKTYQEVIERFSIWTYLLNSIFYGITFAAGSIFVNSLAGFAFAKINFTGKKVIFGFLLALLIIPMETVLIPQFTIVNALGLVNSRIAVILPAMASAFNIYLFRNFFIAIPEEIIESAKIDGANIVKIFFSIMLPMSKPAVATVGVLSFIGSWNDYIWPLMVLTDKSKFSMQVAITTINTTQPVYINQVMAVLTISTIPLIIIYIVAQKYILQGLGGSGTGIK, encoded by the coding sequence ATGAAAAAAAAGATGGGACCACTGATGTTTTTTGAATATGTTCTATTATTTATTTTAGCGGCAATGTTTATTTTTCCAATGCTTTGGATGATCGTTTCTGCTATGAAATCAAACGCAGAAGTTTATACAAACCTTTCTTCTTTTAAAGCTTTTTTACCTAGTCTAAATCCTGCAAACTGGTTTAAAACCTATCAAGAAGTCATTGAACGATTCAGTATTTGGACGTATTTGCTAAATAGTATTTTTTACGGCATCACTTTTGCAGCAGGATCTATTTTTGTTAATTCATTAGCAGGTTTTGCTTTTGCCAAGATCAATTTTACAGGAAAAAAAGTAATTTTCGGATTCTTGTTAGCACTTTTGATCATTCCAATGGAGACCGTATTGATTCCTCAGTTTACAATTGTAAATGCATTAGGGTTAGTTAATAGTCGTATTGCAGTGATTTTACCAGCGATGGCTAGTGCATTTAATATCTATTTATTTAGAAATTTTTTTATAGCTATACCAGAAGAAATCATTGAATCAGCTAAAATAGATGGTGCAAATATTGTTAAAATATTTTTTTCAATCATGTTGCCGATGTCTAAACCAGCAGTAGCGACCGTTGGGGTTTTATCTTTTATTGGGAGCTGGAATGATTATATTTGGCCATTAATGGTATTGACAGATAAAAGTAAGTTTTCCATGCAAGTCGCTATTACAACGATTAACACGACACAACCTGTTTATATTAATCAGGTCATGGCAGTTTTAACAATTTCAACGATTCCTTTAATCATTATTTATATTGTCGCTCAAAAATATATCCTTCAAGGATTGGGCGGTTCTGGAACAGGAATCAAATAG
- a CDS encoding glycoside hydrolase family 32 protein, with product MREKIERANQFIKENKGMINNVYRQSYHLMAPVGWINDPNGFVYYKGEYHLFYQYYPYDSVWGPMHWGHAKSKDLIHWEDLPVALAPSEEYDLDGCFSGSAIEKDGKLYLMYTGHYEREGIKREVQCIAVSEDGVHFEKIPGNPVISDQHIKGIAQIEDFRDPKIIEHRGMYYSVVASKTAEQRGQILLFQSDDLFNWRFTSILLKGKKEQGVMWECPDLFHLDGKDVLLISPIEMEKKDNSYENINSTVAFIGEVDWLTGRFNVENFHEIDFGLDFYAPQTCIDKQGRRIMVAWMQMWGRNMPTNDLGHFWAGAMTLPRELHVEKQQLIQQPINTIYTFITDKKSIIEEKLDNSSIVIENNGTKQFYIEFSGNLTLTKKLRMKIIRSNDSAIELIYEPVTEHLSISRDSFGFSITGAETDKLTKRTASVPLIDNRLVLEIFRDTSSIEIFAKGVAVMSMNFYEKGQSEPATLSVVGMLEQVEINYGLIKV from the coding sequence ATGAGAGAAAAAATAGAACGAGCAAATCAATTTATTAAAGAAAATAAAGGAATGATTAATAATGTTTATCGCCAAAGCTATCATTTGATGGCTCCTGTAGGTTGGATTAATGATCCAAATGGATTTGTCTATTACAAAGGTGAATATCATTTGTTTTACCAATATTATCCATATGATAGTGTTTGGGGGCCAATGCACTGGGGACATGCTAAGTCAAAAGATTTAATCCACTGGGAAGATCTCCCTGTAGCGCTAGCACCTAGTGAAGAATATGATTTAGATGGATGTTTTTCAGGAAGTGCAATTGAAAAAGACGGGAAACTATATTTGATGTACACAGGACATTATGAACGAGAAGGTATCAAAAGAGAAGTTCAGTGTATTGCAGTTTCAGAAGATGGTGTTCATTTTGAAAAAATTCCTGGAAATCCTGTAATTTCAGATCAACATATTAAGGGCATTGCTCAAATTGAAGATTTTCGTGATCCTAAAATAATCGAACATCGGGGGATGTACTACAGTGTAGTTGCCTCAAAGACAGCTGAACAACGAGGACAAATTTTATTATTTCAGTCAGATGATTTATTTAATTGGCGGTTTACTTCTATACTACTAAAAGGAAAAAAAGAACAAGGAGTCATGTGGGAATGTCCTGATTTATTTCATCTAGACGGAAAAGATGTTTTATTGATTTCCCCTATTGAAATGGAAAAGAAAGATAATTCTTATGAAAATATCAACTCTACTGTAGCTTTTATAGGTGAAGTGGATTGGTTAACAGGTCGGTTTAATGTAGAAAATTTTCATGAAATTGATTTTGGTTTGGATTTTTATGCCCCTCAAACATGTATAGATAAGCAGGGACGGCGGATTATGGTTGCTTGGATGCAGATGTGGGGACGAAATATGCCAACGAATGATTTGGGGCATTTTTGGGCAGGTGCGATGACCTTACCACGTGAACTCCATGTGGAAAAGCAACAATTAATCCAACAACCTATTAACACAATTTATACATTCATCACTGATAAAAAAAGTATAATAGAAGAAAAACTAGATAATTCGTCTATTGTAATAGAAAATAATGGAACCAAGCAATTCTATATTGAATTTAGTGGAAACCTGACACTAACTAAAAAACTTAGAATGAAAATTATTAGATCGAATGATTCTGCTATTGAATTAATCTATGAACCAGTTACTGAACATCTATCTATTAGTCGTGATAGCTTTGGTTTCTCTATTACGGGTGCTGAAACAGACAAATTAACAAAGCGAACGGCTAGTGTTCCTTTAATAGACAATAGACTAGTTTTAGAGATATTTAGAGATACATCATCAATAGAAATATTTGCAAAAGGCGTTGCTGTAATGTCAATGAATTTTTATGAAAAAGGGCAAAGTGAACCCGCGACTTTATCTGTAGTTGGAATGCTTGAACAAGTTGAAATAAATTATGGATTAATCAAAGTATAA
- a CDS encoding ABC transporter substrate-binding protein, whose protein sequence is MRKYFYKLIAVVSVVLFIFSGCGNVSKKSNNQINNKGDIKIWVQFSDETPEGKAWQKIVDNFNKEYQDKYKAITEYIPRSGSGGGYEDKVNAAITTNSLPDVLTLDGPNTAAYANADVIEPLDDYLEDANMDDVLDSIIQQGTYNKKFYAFGFSESSVGIYYNKQLFKKAGIKEDALPTLDKPWTWNEFKAVCQKLVDEYELPAINIQLASKDEMLTYAYTPFIWSNGGDVVNQAGTKALGYFNDPKSAEALQFIQDLVKKGYTTNTPIEKGFETGKYPMLLSGSWTIADLNENYKDLEYGILPYPVSDKTKKLVSPTGSWQVAMSSKTKEKEASAAFIKYVTNTESSKIMSLGNSVLPIRKSTIELIKNDVSEEMRFLMEQNQKSGHARPVVVAYPQVSRAFQQSIQDASYYKENPDVQKIVDVHAEEMQQVIDRMLK, encoded by the coding sequence ATGAGGAAGTATTTTTATAAGCTCATAGCAGTAGTCAGCGTCGTTTTATTTATTTTTTCTGGATGTGGAAACGTTTCAAAAAAATCGAACAACCAAATTAACAATAAAGGAGACATAAAAATTTGGGTTCAATTCTCAGATGAAACACCTGAAGGGAAAGCTTGGCAGAAAATTGTCGATAATTTTAATAAAGAATATCAAGATAAATATAAAGCTATTACTGAATATATTCCAAGAAGCGGTAGCGGTGGTGGTTATGAAGATAAAGTGAATGCTGCAATCACAACGAATAGTTTGCCTGATGTTCTCACACTTGATGGTCCAAATACTGCAGCATATGCTAACGCTGATGTAATTGAACCATTAGATGACTATTTAGAGGATGCAAATATGGATGATGTACTTGATAGTATCATTCAACAAGGAACTTATAATAAGAAATTCTATGCTTTTGGTTTTTCTGAATCTAGTGTTGGTATTTATTACAACAAACAATTATTTAAAAAGGCTGGTATCAAGGAGGATGCATTACCAACATTAGATAAGCCTTGGACTTGGAATGAGTTTAAAGCTGTTTGTCAAAAATTAGTGGATGAATATGAGTTACCAGCAATAAATATTCAATTAGCGTCTAAAGACGAAATGCTGACGTATGCCTACACACCGTTTATCTGGTCAAATGGAGGAGACGTTGTAAATCAAGCTGGAACAAAAGCATTAGGGTATTTTAATGATCCCAAAAGTGCAGAAGCACTTCAATTTATTCAAGATTTAGTGAAAAAAGGATATACAACGAATACTCCAATTGAAAAAGGATTTGAAACAGGAAAATATCCAATGCTTCTAAGTGGCTCATGGACGATTGCTGATTTAAATGAAAATTACAAAGATTTGGAATATGGCATATTACCCTATCCTGTATCAGATAAAACGAAAAAATTAGTTTCACCAACAGGTAGTTGGCAAGTAGCAATGTCTTCTAAAACCAAAGAAAAAGAGGCATCAGCTGCATTTATAAAATATGTCACCAATACAGAATCAAGTAAAATCATGAGTTTAGGCAATAGCGTTTTACCTATTAGAAAGTCAACGATCGAATTGATCAAAAACGATGTGTCTGAGGAAATGCGTTTTCTAATGGAACAAAACCAAAAATCAGGTCATGCGCGGCCCGTTGTAGTAGCATATCCACAAGTTTCTCGGGCATTTCAGCAATCAATTCAAGATGCGAGTTATTATAAAGAAAATCCTGATGTACAAAAAATAGTAGATGTGCATGCGGAAGAAATGCAGCAAGTCATCGACAGGATGTTGAAGTAA
- a CDS encoding YdcF family protein — MKWVKRIMLIIISLGFLYTGLVLFLIFSGTKDQPTSTPDTVLILGAQVKGSSKDNAYPSTVLKERLNAAIPYLKEHPNATAIVCGGQGSDEPDSEANVMAEYLRANGISQEQILAEDTSTRTKENIQNAQKKQALGNTVIVTSDFHLYRSKLLAKRLGISEISGLPAVSKSSAKFKTYAREIVALGYGLLFDH; from the coding sequence ATGAAATGGGTAAAGAGAATAATGTTGATAATTATAAGTTTGGGCTTTTTATATACAGGTCTCGTTCTGTTCCTAATTTTTAGCGGAACAAAAGATCAGCCAACTTCAACACCAGATACTGTGCTTATCTTGGGTGCACAAGTTAAAGGCTCCTCAAAAGACAACGCCTATCCAAGTACTGTTTTAAAAGAGCGCCTGAATGCGGCTATTCCTTATTTAAAAGAACATCCAAATGCAACTGCTATCGTTTGCGGCGGTCAAGGCTCTGATGAACCTGATAGTGAAGCCAATGTCATGGCTGAATATTTAAGAGCAAATGGAATTTCACAAGAACAAATCTTGGCAGAAGATACCTCGACACGAACCAAAGAAAACATTCAAAACGCTCAAAAGAAACAAGCGCTAGGAAATACGGTGATCGTTACAAGTGATTTTCATCTTTATCGTTCTAAACTATTAGCAAAACGTTTAGGGATTTCTGAAATCAGCGGACTTCCTGCCGTTTCTAAATCCTCTGCTAAGTTTAAAACATATGCTCGGGAAATCGTAGCTTTGGGGTATGGATTACTTTTTGATCATTGA
- a CDS encoding carbohydrate ABC transporter permease, with protein MNRKPTVKENLVGYSFLAPALILLTIFLLIPVGMVVYYAFTDYYLLTPDNRQFIGVDNFKQLFNDPIFIKSMVNTAKFVVWIIPVQLGAALGMALIINKKRKGNLLFKVAFFAPVVMSLVVISILWLYLLNPNEGLINSLLMKIGISAQPFLTSPKQAMYTIVFVSAWQGAGYQMLLFLGGMQNIPQDVYEAAEMDGFTKFQQFRYITLPLLKPTAIFVLLTTLISAFKLIVQPMVMTQGGPMNSTMTMVYYIYQTGFTDRMVGYSSSIALIFTTMIGLITIGQRRLIKEDKDK; from the coding sequence ATGAATCGGAAACCGACAGTCAAAGAAAATTTAGTAGGGTATAGTTTTTTAGCGCCAGCTCTTATTTTATTGACGATTTTTCTTTTGATTCCAGTAGGAATGGTTGTCTACTATGCGTTTACAGACTATTATTTACTGACGCCAGACAATCGTCAATTCATTGGGGTAGACAACTTTAAACAATTATTTAACGATCCCATTTTTATCAAGAGTATGGTTAATACGGCTAAGTTTGTTGTTTGGATCATTCCAGTCCAATTGGGGGCAGCATTAGGAATGGCCTTGATCATCAATAAAAAAAGAAAAGGGAATTTATTGTTTAAAGTAGCATTTTTTGCCCCAGTTGTCATGTCTTTGGTGGTTATCTCTATCTTATGGCTGTATTTATTAAATCCAAATGAAGGGCTGATCAATTCATTATTAATGAAAATAGGAATTTCTGCTCAACCTTTTTTAACAAGTCCTAAACAGGCGATGTACACGATCGTTTTTGTCTCTGCTTGGCAAGGAGCTGGTTATCAAATGTTACTATTTTTAGGCGGTATGCAGAATATCCCGCAAGATGTCTATGAAGCCGCTGAAATGGATGGCTTCACAAAATTTCAACAATTTCGTTATATTACACTGCCTTTATTAAAGCCAACAGCTATCTTTGTCTTATTAACAACGCTTATCTCAGCTTTTAAGCTGATCGTTCAACCAATGGTTATGACCCAAGGTGGACCAATGAATTCTACCATGACGATGGTCTATTATATTTATCAGACAGGCTTCACCGACCGAATGGTAGGTTACTCTAGTTCAATAGCGTTGATTTTTACAACCATGATTGGTTTGATTACGATCGGTCAAAGAAGGTTAATTAAGGAGGATAAAGACAAATGA